A part of Silurus meridionalis isolate SWU-2019-XX chromosome 18, ASM1480568v1, whole genome shotgun sequence genomic DNA contains:
- the sema3aa gene encoding semaphorin-3aa produces the protein MDYLLGIVVLLGLAALPGRVALQNPKKNVPRLRLSYKEMLDSSNLVTFSGITNSSGYDTFLMDEERGRLLVGAEDHIFSLDLVNINRDLKQIAWPATPSKRDECKWAGKDLGKECSNFVRVLQSYNQTHLYVCGTGAFHPICAYLEIGKRAEDNIFRLDMSHYENGRGKSPYDPKMLSSSLLIDGELYSGTSADFMGRDFAIFRTLGAHHPIRTEQHDSRWLNDPRFVGIHLIPESDNPEDDKIFLFFKENAMDGEHTGKATISRIAQLCKNDEGGHRSLVNKWTTFLKAKLTCSVPGLNGIDTHFDELQDVFLMSAKDPKNPVVYAVFTTSSNIFRGSAICMYSMADIRRVFLGPYAHRDGPNYQWVPFQGRVPYPRPGTCPSKTFGGFDTTKDLPDDVITFARLHPAMYNPVQPVGGRPIVVRTDAEYQFTQLVVDRVEAEDGQYDVMFIGTDMGTVLKVVTIPRESWHDLEEVVLEEMTVFREPTAITAMELSTKQQQLYLGSAMGISQMPLHRCEVYGKACAECCLARDPYCAWDGTECSRYFPTAKRRTRRQDIRNGDPLSQCSDLQHNDDLEGFSSVEERNVYGVENSSMFLECSSKSQRALIYWQLQKPNEERKLEIKLDERVSHTERGLLIRSLTQADTGVYHCHAVEHGFIQPILRLTMQVIPSQRVGELLLRTSAAERDSSVKQKIWYRDFLSLLEHPELNSVDEFCEHVWKKERKQRGKKGPKAGAGLAQAQKSSQNLQISPQVQNDGPKATNVPSLPKMQRSQVPQGTTSTNNQNPKPSPSTTLKLTSAQANQNQGKRSNSAARRTPASTAKWKQLQENKRGRNRRTHEQQRPPRSV, from the exons AAATGTTGGATTCCAGTAATTTGGTGACTTTCTCTGGAATAACAAACAGTTCGGGTTATGATACATTTCTAATGGATGAGGAGCGAGGGAGGCTACTAGTAGGAGCAGAGGACCATATCTTCTCTTTAGACCTCGTCAACATTAACAGAGACCTCAAACAG ATTGCCTGGCCAGCCACACCTTCAAAACGAGACGAGTGCAAGTGGGCAGGAAAAGACCTCGGA AAAGAGTGCTCGAACTTTGTGCGGGTGCTGCAATCTTACAACCAAACACACTTATACGTGTGTGGCACGGGCGCGTTTCATCCGATATGTGCCTATTTGGAGATAGGCAAAAGAGCAgag GACAATATTTTTAGGCTAGATATGTCCCACTATGAGAATGGCAGAGGGAAAAGCCCCTATGACCCGAAGATGCTGTCATCCTCTCTCCTGATTG ATGGGGAATTATATTCTGGAACTTCGGCAGACTTTATGGGAAGAGACTTTGCCATTTTCCGAACCCTCGGTGCTCATCACCCGATTCGGACAGAGCAACACGATTCCAGATGGCTGAATG ATCCCAGGTTTGTCGGAATTCACCTCATCCCAGAGAGCGATAACCCAGAAGATGACAAAATCTTCCTGTTCTTCAAAGAGAACGCGATGGACGGAGAACACACAGGCAAAGCCACCATTTCCAGAATAGCACAACTGTGTAAG AACGACGAGGGAGGACACAGGAGTCTGGTGAACAAATGGACAACGTTTCTAAAAGCCAAACTGACCTGTTCTGTCCCAGGGCTCAACGGCATTGACACACACTTCGATGAGCTCC AGGATGTCTTTTTAATGAGCGCCAAAGACCCGAAGAACCCGGTGGTCTATGCGGTCTTCACTACTTCCAG TAACATCTTTCGTGGGTCTGCGATCTGTATGTACAGCATGGCTGATATCAGGAGGGTGTTTTTGGGCCCCTATGCTCACAGAGATGGTCCAAATTACCAGTGGGTGCCCTTCCAGGGCAGGGTACCATATCCCCGTCCTGGCACA TGCCCCAGTAAAACTTTTGGTGGTTTTGACACCACCAAAGACCTTCCAGATGATGTTATTACATTTGCCCGTCTGCACCCTGCAATGTATAACCCAGTCCAACCAGTTGGGGGACGACCCATTGTGGTCCGTACCGATGCAGAGTACCAGTTCACCCAGCTAGTTGTGGACCGTGTGGAGGCTGAGGATGGGCAGTATGATGTCATGTTCATAGGAACAG atatggGGACAGTACTGAAGGTGGTGACCATCCCCAGAGAGAGTTGGCACGACTTGGAAGAGGTGGTGCTGGAAGAGATGACCGTCTTTAGG GAACCCACTGCTATCACTGCTATGGAACTGTCCACTAAACAA CAACAGCTATACCTGGGTTCAGCAATGGGAATATCACAAATGCCACTGCATCGCTGTGAGGTGTATGGCAAAGCGTGTGCTGAATGCTGTTTAGCAAGAGATCCATACTGCGCCTGGGATGGCACTGAGTGTTCCAGATACTTCCCCACTGCTAAGAG GAGAACAAGGCGTCAAGACATCAGAAATGGAGATCCTCTGTCCCAGTGCTCTGATCTGCAACATAATG ATGACCTGGAGGGATTTAGCAGTGTAGAAGAGAGGAACGTTTATGGGGTGGAAAACAGCAGTATGTTCCTTGAGTGCAGCTCTAAATCTCAGAGAGCTCTCATCTACTGGCAGCTCCAGAAACCCAATGAGGAGCGAAAGCTTGAG ATTAAGTTGGATGAGAGGGTGAGTCACACCGAGCGTGGTCTGTTGATCCGCAGCCTAACACAAGCTGACACCGGAGTGtatcattgtcatgctgtggAGCATGGCTTCATCCAGCCGATCCTGCGTCTCACAATGCAGGTCATCCCATCTCAGCGTGTTGGAGAGCTGCTCCTGCGGACCAGTGCTGCAGAGCGTGACTCATCTGTCAAACAAAAGATTTGGTACCGAGACTTCCTTAGTCTGCTGGAGCACCCAGAACTCAACAGTGTGGATGAGTTCTGTGAGCACGTCTGGAAAAAGGAACGCAAGCAACGTGGTAAGAAAGGTCCAAAAGCAGGCGCCGGGCTTGCTCAGGCACAGAAGAGCAGCCAGAATCTCCAGATTTCACCTCAGGTTCAAAATGATGGCCCAAAAGCAACAAATGTGCCGAGTTTGCCGAAAATGCAGAGAAGCCAAGTCCCACAAGGGACCACCAGCACGAACAACCAGAACCCCAAGCCGAGTCCAAGCACCACCTTGAAACTAACAAGTGCTCAGGCAAACCAGAATCAGGGAAAGAGGAGCAACTCAGCAGCCCGAAGAACACCAGCCAGCACAGCCAAATGGAAACAGCTCCAAGAGAATAAGAGGGGGCGCAACCGGCGCACCCACGAGCAACAGAGACCACCACGCAGTGTGTGA